The region AACACGCATTCAGCAGTGGTTCACTTGAGTGTATGTCTCAGCTCTTATTACAGAGAATAATGTTACTCAGTTCCCAGCAAAGAAAGAAGTCAGCTGGCAAGCACACTGAAGAACATTTTTCTCCAAGATGGGGGTTCCACCACCAGCAGTGTCCTGTATTATAGACCACAGACTGTAGACACCCTGAACATTCCattttcggtccaaccagccatgccgaccagatatcccaacccgatctagtcccacctgccagcacccggcccatatgccaatccaaatgccttttaaatgttgcaattctattagcctccaccacttcctctggtagctcattccataaaagtaccaccctctgtgtgaaaaagttgctccttaggcctcttttatatctttcccctctcaccctaaacctatgccctctggttctggactccccgaccccacggataggactttgtatatttatcctatccaagcccctcgtgattttgtaaacctctataaggtcacccctcaacctccgacgctccagggaaaacagccccagcctgttcagcctctccctgtagctcaaatcctccaaccctggcaacatccttgtaaatcttttctgaacgctttcaagtttcacaacatctttctgataggaaggagaccagaattccacgcaatattccaactgtggcctaaccaatgtcatgtacagccgcaacataacctcccaactcctgtactcaatactctgaccaataaaagaaagcataccaaatgtcttcttcactatcctatctacctgtgactccactttcaaggaactatgaaccttgactccaaggtctctttgttcagcaacactccctaggaccttaccattaagcctacaagtcctgctaagatttgctttcccaaaatgcagtacctcgcatttatctgaattaaagtccatctgccgctcctcagcccattggcccatttggtcaagatcctgttgtaatctgaggtaaccttcttcactgtccactacacgtacaattatggtgtcatctgcaaacttactaacctctaatgctcacatccaaatcatttacgtaaatgacacaaagtagaggactcagcactgatcgttgtggcactccactggtcacaggcctccagtctgaaaaacgaccctTCACCACAACcctcttccacctttgagccagttctgtatccaaatggctagttctccctgtattccatgatatctaaccttgctaaccaatctcccatggggaaccttgtcgaatgccttactgaattccatatagatcacatctactgctctgccctcatcaatcctctttgttacttcttcaaaaaactcaatcaagtttgagacatgatttcccacgcataaagccatgttgactatctctaaccagtccttgcctttccaaatacatgtacatcctgtccctcaggattccctccaacaacttgcccaccaccaacgtcaggctcactggtctatagttccctggcttgtccttaccacccttcttaaacagtgacatcacattagccaacctccagtcttccggcacctcacctgtgactatcgatgatacaaatatctcagcaagaggcccagcaatcacttctctagcttcccatagagttctagggtacacctgatcaggtcctggggatgtatccagctttatgcgtttcaagacatccagcacttcctcctctgtaatatggacattttgcaaggtgtcaccatctatttccctacattctatatcttccatatccttttccacagtaagtactgatgcaaaatactcgcttagcatctaccccattttctgcggctccacacaaaggctgccttgctgatctttgaggggccctattctctcaggACCCTATCTAAATTTGTACTTACGTATATTATATAGCAACTGCAAAGTTCTTGGTCATTCAATCTGACTCCCTTTGAGGCCTCTTTGTGCAAGCAACAACAAGCATGTGTGTCAGCTTACAGTTAACTTTAATCGCTGATTTGTCCTCACTGAAATCAGTAATGACTCATTTTCAAATTACAATTATTAATTTCAATAGAGATTGTGTCCATATTGACGTTGTTCCAGCTGAATAGAGACACTGGATAATTAGAATAACAGTATCTGATAAAAGTGGAACTAAGCCTGGAGCTTAAGATCAGAGAGAACAGGTTGTTATAGTCAGCTGTGTGGAAAACTGCAGAAAGGGTGAGAAGGGTAAGTCATCAGGAATGTCACTTGTGAATAATAAAAGTGATGATAAACAAATGTGATTAATCAGTATGCACTGAAGCAATGCCTTTCAAAGGTTAAAACTGACTAACTCAATGTGAATGAAGTGATAAATTAGAAGAAAACAAAGTTCTTCCAGTgccttattttaaacaaaaatgagtCAAATGAGTgagtgaaaaaactcccagctTAAAGTGACTCACTGCACTGACACTTATAACATCATCATAGTCTCTACCATTGTGCGTTGGGAAAGTGAAAGGCAAGCAAACTGCAATACTCCAACTCCCAGACTGCACTGGTACAACAAACCAGGCGCATGCGCTTACAACCTCGCCAGCCCCTCCTCTGATGACATGACGGCGGCGTTCGATCCCGCACTCGCAAACGGAGACGGGCGTCCGCCTCGTCCAATCGAAGTAGCGCATTCGGCAGCGCGAGGGGCAGTGGGAGGAAGAAGGTGGGACTTCCGGCACAACATTCCAAATCGACGCGGTAGGTAATCGGCTGCCGTTGGTGGCAGTAgctggggagtgggaggggaaaacGATGTCTGTTAGTGCCGCCGTTCATGTCCACTTTATATTTTAAACACTATTTTTCCCAATTTAGTCACTTGCTTTGATAAACAAACCTCTTTCggttggagattttttttttaaatttccgcAATGTGTTCCTGAGGAAGAGTCGGTCGGCGGCGTTGCCTGCCGTCCTGGTCGTTTCCAGGAGGAGCTCCCAACGGCCGACGCCGTGCGCGTACCCGGCACCGTGCACGGCACCGCGCACGCACGCACGGGTGGCGCGCCGAGGGCGCAGAAACAAAACAATTGGAGGAGGAAAaaaagggagaggaggaggaggaggccccGGCCCCGGCCCCAGAGAGAACCGAAGCTCGGGACAGAGCGAGAGGGGAGCCGGGACAGGAGCTAGATCATGCGGCCTGCTTCGGAAACCCTGCGTGCGCCCCACTACCACGGCTATTGTTGACGGGGCAGCCCTCCAGCCAGGCCGGGCCTCCCCTCTTCCCCTCTTTCAAAGCAGAAGAGAAGGGGAGGGGGGAAGAAGGAAGAGGATCAGGGATCAGCAACAGgaggaagcagcagcagcagcagcgacaTGCTGGGGCCGGTTTGGGACTGTCCGGGCCTTCTCACATCCTCACTGAGCGGCTGCCAGCATTGAGCCTATTCCCCGGGCTCTGCCATCCAGGTAAGCCTCTATTCGCCTTTTCGCAAACGTAACATTCTCCCTTATCTGTTCTCTATTCTCCTTTCCCTCCACTCCGAAGAGCTATTGGAATTGGGGAAGTGACAGGGGGCGAGACGTTAAAAATATACCCTCGCTCTACACGGTAGCGGCTCGTCTTTACTCACGCCGGGAGTGGGGAGAGCGACAACATTGTTCGTGATGCCACATTGACGAGTGCTACTTCTTAACTCTTCTCCCCCCTCGAAATCTTCATCTATTTATGAGAATTGCAGTGGTCAGATCGGAAAGTGATCAGTTTGTTATTGGTAACAAAGACGTTTTAGAAAATAGGTGCTATTTATAAACagtgacacccccacccccaaccaagaCACTTTTCAAGAGGACATAGATTAGTTTAACAACGTTTTAGTGTCCTTTGCTGAGATGTGCTTATTCTGTAAAATTATAAATGTCTGCCTTTGTTCAAGGATTTGATTTAATCTCTATTCCTGTTGACCATTTAATGTTTCTTTGCATCTGtgaattattatttttctttcaccACTGGTAGGATATGGATTTTCAGGAACTGTGTAAACTATTGATTTTGCAGAACGATGGATCAGTTAATCTTGAATTTGAGAACCTTCAATTTTTTTCagtctttttcagcaacacattttcagctctgatctccagcatttgcagccctcactttctcctcaagtcttTATATACCCAGCTTTGAAAGTCTGTTTGCCAGAATCCTTCAAACCAACATGTGTGTTTTATACCTTAACATTTGTGTAGCTGACCTTGTGTGCTATTGATAAAGGTGCTGTTAATCCAATGTGTTTTTGGTATTGTATGATAAATGTTTTCCTGAGAAGTCAGGGTG is a window of Chiloscyllium plagiosum isolate BGI_BamShark_2017 unplaced genomic scaffold, ASM401019v2 scaf_8693, whole genome shotgun sequence DNA encoding:
- the LOC122547296 gene encoding uncharacterized protein LOC122547296, which produces FGSLWGRGRGLLLLLSLFFLLQLFCFCALGAPPVRACAVPCTVPGTRTASAVGSSSWKRPGRQATPPTDSSSGTHCGNLKKKSPTERATATNGSRLPTASIWNVVPEVPPSSSHCPSRCRMRYFDWTRRTPVSVCECGIERRRHVIRGGAGEVVSACAWFVVPVQSGSWSIAVCLPFTFPTHNGRDYDDVISVSAVSHFKLGVFSLTHLTHFCLK